The genomic region AGTGTTGATGGGATTGATCATGATTATGgttgtaaaaatattttagatttGATTGATAATAATCACGACGAAACacgagaagtgaaaaaaataattaaaaatatttagagcCATTTGTTATAATGGAGTTTCAATTATTAGAAAAGGCTTCAGAATATTATACTAAGTATGCAAAGTTTGAAAGATTTAGAATTTGTAAAGGTTATATAATGAAATCTCAAAAGACTCAAGTGATTATCGGTTTGTTCGAAAAAAAGTTATTGTGCAAAAAAATATCTTGGAAGAGAATATAGATTTCAAGCCCAACCTGATAAGACAAGAGTTTTATGCAAAGTCATGATTTATGTTTTCAAGAAAGTTAacaaatggttaatttttagattcatAAGAGATCATACCCGTGAGCTTGCTATTCAAAAAAGTGCTTAATATTCACGTGTTCATAGAAAAAACACAACAACTCAATGAAATTTGGTTGATGTACTTGATAATTTAAGAATTAGTTCCAATAAAATCATGTCTATTTTAACTAATCAATCGAGTGACATTCataaaattagtttaattgagcataatatttaaaattatttgagtaataaaatatgaaaacaatttgaaaaaacATAGATGCACAATTAATACTTACTTACTTTAGAGAATGTCAATCTAaggatttgaaatttttttaagtaatacAAATAGATACGGAAGATCAACTAAtgaattgtttaattatttatttgatttatttaatttttttattcaagcTTTTAATTCAATTGATGAGCTTGATTTAGggaattttaataatttgtgATTTTACTAAAgcaattttgttttatgtcTTGATGTTAATGTAATCAATTGTTGACAAATTcatttgatttcattttaaatgcttaaatgagttaaaaggAACAATAGTTAAGTACTTGAAACATAAGagaattataaatattatgtaaagtaaaatgaataatgattgcatttgtactattttgttttttgttaatattgagagaaatttattttacGATTTTGTCGTATGATTCAGTTATTTTTAGAATCTCAAGtctataatttaatcatttgtATCTTTTGCTTTAAATTATAAGACATCAAAGTAAGTGTGTTTACTACATAGGATTGATATGAATTAGTATATATTTCTTCATTAATTGTTTATAAAGCTTTTTCAAAtacaaattttactttttattaaattaactgtttataaaattttataaaccCGTTGCATAGCACGGGTAGTCTTCTAGTACCTATACATAAAAGTGTCTTTCAATCCATGTTATTGTTAGACTGTTTCCCGCATGTTGCACTAAGACATCATTATTTTGTGGACATAATTCGaaatattatatgaaaatttatcattattttgaACGAAGTTTAATCATCAGTTTGATGTTATTAGAATAACATAGTTGAGCAAATTGTTAAATTATGTAGATGATGTTATCAGAACAACacaattaactaaattattaatattaaagtATGTATAGATGATAAGAAAATAGTGTAATATTCAATATGTATGGTAAATGATATAGTATACTACCAattatgggaaaaaaaaaagtaaagcaTGCTGTATTGAAAAATTTGTGAGGGTTGTATTACataagtaaaaattatttacttgTGTTTGAACAACTTAAAAGCCATAGTTTGGAAATATTTTTGATTGcgaagaaaaattatataccTGAAGGtaaattatcaaatatttcttTGTATACGATAGTTATTGTCTCATTTAGAGGTTGTCCATcatcatatataattaaaattttcaattcttgACGTGAAGTAACTCTTGAAAGAGTAATATATAGTTGATCATGTGTAAAATCAGTTTAGGTAAATATAAACCAACCTCGTCAAGTGTTTGACCTTAACTTGTGTTGATGTTTATACAGTAATATAATCTAattgaaatttgttttttattaaaagtaaaaggtaatttttgatgttttattaCTAATACTATTATAGGTATGTAGTATTTATTGTTAGCGTGTATACCAGATATAATTTAGGCCTTCTCTAATGTTTGAAGCCAATTGGGTAATGATTAATCTAGTGTCGTTGCATAATCCATAATTTTGGTTTATATTTGTCAATACCATAATCACACAATCTactttaagatttaaaatatgatcaGGTATACCAGGAATCTAAACTAATCTTGAATATGATCAGGTAAAAAGAAATCCTAAACTACTTTCTCTATATAAAAATTGAAGTCTTATCCCTTCTCGGTATTTGGATGTGTTTTTTACTCTCTTAAAACAACTCATATAGATTTTAATGGTAAGTAATTTTTAActcaaattaagtttttaaatacttaatgtctaaatatttttttattaatttgataatttaagttcataattataatctagctaacaaaaaataatattgtatgtcaaataatatcttaaaattttgagtctttctttttatttatttattttatagatatattatttgattatttgattttcatatttaaatttatatggtTTGTGgatatttatatttagttttgaaCAATGAATAGATAATTGTCATATTATTAGTTACTGAACCTGATAATTTGCTacgtaatattatattttatttaattttaatattttaatttatgataatgagtagtaatttttaaccagtttttataattttagataaataaatcatgaaaagatattttaaaagaaaaaaaaatttcttacaaTACTCAGATTCCagacaacaacaacaaaattaTACTAATAATAGTACTCAACAATattcttttaagaaaatttgtgtTAAATTTAATCTGAGTACTCTTTTAATAGATCATGAAATGacgaaattttttttgagtaTCATCCTAATAACactacttaaaaaaaattttgagtcCACACCTGAGTGTCTAATTGATAGTCAttgtatcaaatataaacacatttttttaaatgattatatCTTAATTTATTGACAATCATTGAAACATTATAAGAATGAAATGGAATTAatccaaacaataaaatatactttaattattttaaatcttgAATCAAGACGAAAATGTATaacttctttatttattttattaagatttaaattcTAAATAATCACCAATACTcgaattaaacaaaataaatcacTAATACCTTATATTTGctcattttcaataaaagagattgaaaattttttaaaaataaattaaaaaagtacACGCCATGGACCATGGACCATGGACCAGGGTCCATAGGTCCATGGGTCCATGGGTCAAGGATGGTCGAGGAATCTTAGTTTGACCCCACGCGCCATTAAACACTATAAATGCTGAGCATCATTTCTGGTTCCTGCGCCAAAGTTTTGTACTTGATCCCGTCATCTCACTCTTGGCAATTGGAATCCAATCCGCTAAAACTATAGTCAACGACTTGAGTAGCCTACTAATAGAAACAAGACATCTTCGTTCATCAGTCACTCAAGAACTGACTCTATAGCTTCCATGGCATCTCTGTCAGCTTCTCTCCCAAAATACATGTCCCTTTTTCCTCCAAGACACACCCATCACTTGCATGATTTATGTGTTTTTCCACGAAATCTTTCACTTATGAAAGAAGGATCTGTCAGAGAATTGAGAATCGCTACAAGTTCTAATCAAACTGAACCTTTGATCGGTTAGTGTCTTTTGTCAGCTCGTATCACATCATTTGCTTGGGTAATTTTCTCTTGGGGTATGACCACtttgtctttattttttttctggcAGATTCTACTGATAAACTATCAGACATTCCTCTCCTGTCTTGCTCAGAGGTTTGTCTTCTTAATcaccttttttctctttttcaagaGTCTTGTTCTTCTTACATGACAATTCCATAAAGCagattaagaaattttggaatCAAAATTTGATGCACATCGAAATAAAGTTGACAGCTTTGGATCATATGGTTTTATTgctttcttgaatcttgattaGATCTATGTTTCTTTTTACCTTTCTTATACTTTGGTGtcagtttttgttttttctttcttaatctaaactttttgtttgttaaggctattgaaaaactaaaacagaACAGAGAAAACCATAAAGGAAAGCAGCAATTCCTGGCCATGTACTCAAGCATTTTTGGTGGAATAATAACCGATGCAGCAGCTATGGTGATCCCTGTGGATGATCACATGGTTCATAGGGGGCATGGTGTATTTGATACTGCTGCAATAATGAACGGGTTAGTGAATCTGTCAGCAGAAAATGAACTATTTTTGTCCTAAGTTGGAATGGCATTATATCTAAAATTATGGTGTCGACAATCACAATCTTATAATTtaatgtttataaattttaagatgCAACTATTTTCTACATCACTATGATGGTTCAGTAGTCAGGTTGCAGTTTCCTTCTTGTTTGAGAAGTACAAGATAAATTCTTTCATTCTGTTGTTACTTTCCAAGCAGTAAAACCTTGAAAGTAGCTAATTCGAGTCTTAAACTCTGTCCATAACAGGGAACAATACGATTATCCCTaagaatttaataatttttttagaataTGTTTAAGAATGTTTTGTTTGTACCAAGATTGAGGCTTTGATGTCAAGAAAATTGAGTTTTTTGCAACTAATTAGAGAAAAGATATCTTTATGAGGTTTTTGTGAATTGTTAGATTGAAGAAGTCATTGCAATCCCATGTCATTGTCGTTCTCTCTGTCATTCCTCAATATAATTTCACATGTTATTTTGTACTTATCAAGCTCCATTACATGTTTTTCACATCGCAGATACCTCTATGAATTAGACCAACATCTTGATCGTATCATAAGGTCAGCATCCATGGCAAAAATTGTCCTTCCATTTGATCGTGAGACTATAAGAAGAATCCTTGTTAAAACTGTATGTGCTTCGAAGTGTATAAAAGGATCACTGAGATACTGGATTTCAGCTGGACCGGGTGACTTCCAACTATCACCTTCCGGCTGCTGTCAACCAGCTCTTTATGCCATAGTGATTGAAGATCAATCTTTGTTTGATTCAGAAGGCATCAAAGTAGTCACTTCGTCGGTCCCCATGAAACCTCCCCAGTTTGCCACCATGAAGAGTGTAAATTACCTTCCAAATGTGCTTTCAAAGATGGAAGCTGAAGAAAAAGGTGCATATGCAGCAATTTGGCTGGATAATGATGGATTTGTTGCTGAAGGGCCTAATATGAATGTGGCATTTGTCACAAAGGAAAAAGAGCTTCTTATGCCCAACTTTGACAAAATTTTGAGTGGTTGCACAGCTAAGAGAGTTTTGGCTCTTGCAGAGGGAATGGTGAGAGATGGGAAGCTTCATGGAATAAGAGTGGATAATGTGAGTGTTGAGGAGGGGAAAAGAGCAGATGAAATGATGCTTATTGGCAGTGGAGTCCTTGTTCGCCCTGTAGTGCAGTGGGATGAACAGGTCATCGGTGATGGTAAGAAATTTCCTCTGTGACATTAGGTGCAACCTTTATTAACTAGTTTCTTGCATTGAAATTTGCTTGGATTACACCAGGCTTGCATTTTGGTTGATTGACACTTGACTTGCATCATTTCTTCCTGATGGATTATAACTTAAAAGCGCTTCCTCTGGAATTTTAATGTGTCATTAACCAAACTGCCTTAAAATATTTGATCCTGGAGTACTTCGTCCCCCTCTGTTTCCTTCTAAGTAGTAGCAAGAGAAAGCCCTTTCCTATTTAATCCACAGTTTGTTCTATGGAGTCAGGCTTATTTGCTAAGGGTCTCTTTGTTGGAAGAAGTCTAAAGCATGCTGCTTTGGTAGTTTCTAGCTGATGCACCACTCTTCTTCTTAAAAGAGATGTTAAATAGATCACTGGGCATATTCTAACACCTTCCAAAGCCATTACTTCATTTTTAATATGATCTTTTGTTTCCCATTCTTTAGTCGTTTAGCGAGAAACAAAGGGTCTTTAACTTTTACCTTGTCACAACGTATAGCAttaataatttcctttatgtGTTTATCTGTAGGCAAAGAAGGTCCTATATCCCAGATGCTCTTGAATTTCATCCTAGAGGACATGAAATCTGGTCCCTCTTCAGTCCGAGTACCTGTTCCTTATTGAGCAAGCTTAATTCAGCATCTTGGTATCAGAAGGTATGGCTACAAATTGTGAGAGGTCGTTGCCATGAATCTGCCTCTTGCCAATGAGCTTTGCAGATAGACAAACGACTCCGTAATTCTGTAATCCAAAGCACTATATATTGTATGAAATTAAACAGTTAGCCAAAATAAGCAATTTAAGGCCTTTGGTCCTGATCCAATGCTAGTTATCTCCATTGTTCCAAATTTCCA from Theobroma cacao cultivar B97-61/B2 chromosome 9, Criollo_cocoa_genome_V2, whole genome shotgun sequence harbors:
- the LOC18587940 gene encoding D-amino-acid transaminase, chloroplastic, which gives rise to MASLSASLPKYMSLFPPRHTHHLHDLCVFPRNLSLMKEGSVRELRIATSSNQTEPLIDSTDKLSDIPLLSCSEAIEKLKQNRENHKGKQQFLAMYSSIFGGIITDAAAMVIPVDDHMVHRGHGVFDTAAIMNGYLYELDQHLDRIIRSASMAKIVLPFDRETIRRILVKTVCASKCIKGSLRYWISAGPGDFQLSPSGCCQPALYAIVIEDQSLFDSEGIKVVTSSVPMKPPQFATMKSVNYLPNVLSKMEAEEKGAYAAIWLDNDGFVAEGPNMNVAFVTKEKELLMPNFDKILSGCTAKRVLALAEGMVRDGKLHGIRVDNVSVEEGKRADEMMLIGSGVLVRPVVQWDEQVIGDGKEGPISQMLLNFILEDMKSGPSSVRVPVPY